A region of the Ranitomeya variabilis isolate aRanVar5 chromosome 5, aRanVar5.hap1, whole genome shotgun sequence genome:
cctcctgtgccctcatcacctccatcatgtcctcctgtgtcctcatcacctccatcatgtcctgtgCCCTCATCGACTTCATCATGTCCTTCTGTGTCCTCAACACCTCGTTCCTTCACAGGATCACACAAGTCCCCGGTGTCTGACTCCTGTAAaacagtcagtggatccgtcatgttacacagctcctcaatgtgtctcatctttctggacagctcgtccttctgTATTTCCAGATTCTGGATCACATCAAATAGTGACAGTGACTCCTGCTCTTCCCGCCTGGAGATGTCACTCAGGATCCTCTTTTCCAGGTCATCTAACCGTCCCCTGATGTCTCTAAACATGGCAGTCACTCTTTCGGCCTCTCGAGAGGCTTTTTCTTGAGTTTTTCTCCTCTGATCCTCCAGACTCCGGACTCTTTCCTCAGTCTTCTTTCTCTTTGTGTTCAGATTCTGCAGAACATTTCTCagtttcatcttcttcttttctgagGCCTCATCCAGCATCTCCACCCGGTGTCCCCGATGTTCTCCAGCcaaactgcaggacacacagatacaagcagcgtcctcagtgcagtaatattccaggatcttcCTATGGATGGAGCATTTTCTGTTTTTCAGAGAAGTGCTGGGTTCTGTTAGGACGTGTTCTGGTGCTGTTTCTAGGTGAACTCCCAGGTGATTATTGCACACAGAAACTTCACACAGTAGACATGATTTAACAGCAGGTACAGGAGAGTGAATACAGTAAGTGCAGTAGATCCGGGTGATCTCCTCCTGATTTGTTTGTGTAGTCAGGAAGCGTTCTGTTACGTTACATAGAGTTATGTTCCTTTGCAGTTCAGGACGTTCCAGAAACATTATTCTACATTCAGGACAGTTATAAACTCCAGACTCGTCTTGTGTATTCAGGAACTGGTCAATACAGtcccggcagaagttgtgtccacatctcagggttACAGGATCTGTATACAGGGTCAGACAGATGGAGCAGAGCAGCTCGTCTCTCAGAATAGCAGACGCCATCGCTTCAGGATTTACAAGAATCGAAACTGAAGGTCTATGTTATGGGGCGTGTTCCAGGAAATATTTCATTGTACACCTTACAACTAAGAACTGTGTTTACAGCATAGGTATGCTAGCAACACTAAACATTTGTACTGAGATTTACTCACAATAGAAAAAGCTAAGGTAATAGAACAGGTTTATTATATCTACAGTGATAGAGAATGATGTCTGCTCCTGTCTGCACTGAGAGAACACAACCCCTCACTCCATCTTCTCAGTGATCTTCTCTTCCCAGTAATGTCCTCCTAAGGTGAATCTCCTACTGCTCATCACCTCATAATAATCCTgtaaggtaacgttcacatttgcgttgttgggcgcagcgtcgctgacgcaacgcaaaacgcatacacaacgcagcgtttttttgacgcatgcgttccaCGTTACATGAATTTTGGCCgcagaaaaactgcatcatgtagtgtcggctgcgcccggactgttgcgcccaaatgacgcatgcatcagacaacgctagacaacgcataccggcgcatgcccatgcgccccccatgttgaagataggggcgcatgacgcatgcgtcggtatccgtcggcgacgctgcgcccaacaacgcaaatgtgaacgtagcctaaagtaaGATACAGATACAAGTCATTTGTTTTATTCCTGTATGCAGTTTTCTTTTTGTATTTTATATCAATATTATCATCAACTATATTTtcatccagtaatatgtctgcaggatcTTGCACATAGAAGGTcacatttaaagggcacctgtcacccctttttttccgtatgagataaaaatactgttaaatagggcctgagctgtgcattacaacagtgtattttgtggaccccgattccccacctatgctgccgaaatacgttaccaaagtagccgttttcgcctgtcaatcaggctggtctggtcaaaagggcgtggtgtcttcccccagatcttgcttagttttccgttggtggcgtagtggtttgcgcatgcccaaggtcccgaatccactgcacaggggagttaaaagagcgcgatgtgcactatttcattggtgatcggtgggggcggccatcttcctttggccgcgcgagcgcagaagtggcgctctgctggccgcggcttcaggaaaatggccgcgggatgccacgcgtgcgcagatggagatcgcggccgccattttcctgaagccgagatgcgaactctgcttcaggaaaatggccgccgcgatctccatctgcgcacgcgcggcatcccgcggccattttcctgaagccgcggccagcagagcgccgcttctgcgcacgcgcggccaaaggaagatggccgcccccaccgatcaccaatgaaatagtgcacatcgcgctctttccactcccctgtgcagtggattcgggaccttgggcatgcgcaaaccactacgccaccaacggaaaactaagcaagatctgggggaagacaccacgcccttttgaccagaccagcctgattgacaggtgaaaacggctactttggtaacgtattttggcagcataggtggggaatcggggtccacaaaatacactattgtaatgcacagctcagtccctatttaacagtatttttatctcatactgaaaaaacggggtgacaggtgccctttaagcttCTTAGTATATCAGATAATGTGTATAAGCAGGATAGTATCAATATATGGTAGAATAAATAAAGGGAAGGCTTTATCTGGGGGTGCTTTTTACCCAACTTTAGGTGACACATTTAGGAAGGCTTTTTGGGGGGCTACTTTTTACTCAACTTTAGGTGACCCACTTGTGTACTTCCCTTGTTAGGGCAGGATTCATACAGGGTGCAACAGTGGATAATAGGTCAAAAGTTTGCCATATGGACTTTGTACTCCTGCCTTTGTCTGTGATTTGGCTTCACTACAAGAATTGGGTGAGATCAAACCTGTTTTTTTCTGGCAGTGTTTTCACTGAGCACTTTATTGCTCTAACATCACAGTTTTTATCGGTTGCTGATCACCTTGTTTGTATAATGATTGAAGGTCTCCCGAGTAGTTGCTTTTTTATCATTAATCATTAAAAGTTAGGTTTCATTGATTCTACCATATGTTGATACTCTCCTGCTTATAAGGTGTTAATTTTCTGAAGAGTTTGCATAGCTGTCACTCTTGAATGTCAAAGCAAAGAGCCCATCAGGTAATGTGTGGGAGCAGCTCCACTCCCCAATCACCTCCATCAACTCCCCTTGTgttctcatcacctccatcatgtcccccctCGCTTCCATCATGTACCTGTGTCCTCATCATCTTCATCAACTCCCTTTGAGTCATCATCACCTCCTCTATGTCCCCCTATCACCTATATCATGTCCTCCTGTGTACTCATCACCTATATCATGTCCTTCTGTGTCCTCATTACCTCCATCAAGGCCCACTGTGTCCTCACCACCTCCATGTCTCATTGAGTCTTGACAAGCTGGGCAAAACACATgccgtgtcctttactcattgacttgcaaacaccatcatcgccatacaccttgggagccctggggaccccgcttcacctgtgggaagcgtcacaatcattgctgcaacaacatcccccagaggacccctttaaagcagcattggtccctctattgaccgaactccacaggcgtcatcacaacagactttatcacaattccctttaaagaccgttcccttttaaggtaccttcacactaagcgacgctgcagcgatatcgacaacgatgccgatcgctgcagcgtcgctgtgtggtcgctggagagctgtcacacagacggctctccagcgaccaactatgccgaagtcccctggtaaccagggtaaacatcgggttactaagggcagggccgcgcttagtaacccgatgtttaccctggttaccagtgtaaaagttaaaaaaacaaacagtacatactcaccttctgctgtctgtcacacgtcccttgccgtctgcttcccgcactgactgtgattgccggccgtaaagtaaaagcagagcacagcggtgacgtcaccgctgtgctctgtactgccgacgctcacagtcagtgcaggaagccgccggcgagggacgtgtgacagacagcagaaggtgagtatgtactgtttgttttttttacttttacactggtatccagcgtaaacatcggattactaagcgcggccctgcgcttagtaacccgatgtttaccctggttacctttgtaaaacatcgctggcatcgttgcttttggtgtcaaacacgacgatacacgccgatctgacaaccaaataaagttctgaactttcagcaacgaccagcgatatcacagcaggatcctgatcgctgctgcgtgtcaaacacaacgatatcgctagccaggacgctgcaacgtcccggatcgctatcgttatcgttgcaaagtcgcttagtgtgaaggtacctttacagtgagtcccagggccacggaccgggtcgcagccaccgggacatcccctttaaaagcgaccggacccggtgccaagtaccaCGCTGCCCTGGAGGGCAACTAatcttttggcatcacgaacaggattttgtgccctggcatcaccaggtactgtgtgccagagactgtgacagaTTGTTTGCaaaccgccattgccgcgccgcgtGGAGCGCGATGGGGAGGAGGCATACCTTCGTGGGCAGAGCTGGCTGAAAAGAGCGTGAATAACAGAAACGGGTGCAGCGCTACCAGAGGAACACCGGAAATGAAGACGCCGTGCAGCAGGGCCAGAAGTGAGGACGCTGCAAAGTGCTGGACGGAGGACCGGGAACCGCTGCAGATTGCGCACCGGAGGAACCGTTACAGACTCCGGAGGAGAGACGCCGGCTTCAACCAGGTTAGCAAGAGGGAAAAgccatgtctgacccgggaggGGGATTGGCGTCGgttgcagccgcaggccccatagcACCCCTAGGCCCCGCAGTGGATGAAGCcgcaggcccagtgatgccccACGGTGGATGCAGCTGCAGGCCCCATACCGCTATCCGGCCCGCAGTGCCCGCAGCTCCAATAAGCCGGCCAGATCCCGCCGCAGCTACAGCCGCTGTCCATGCCATATATTCCTAGGgtggcctggctgccacaatattccgGAGAGTCCAATACATTAAGTGACTACTTTAAGGAAAGACTGCAGCCTATTTGACGTGTATCCCCTGACAGACCACCAGAAGGTCAGcatcttaactggccaactgattggtgcggccctaagagaggtaaactcctggccagatatggaaaaaaggactgtgcagcagatctttgccaATCTCAAAATCACCTtcgacacccgcaccgctgcagaaataaaaatgaagttctttGGGTGTAGgcaaagagcacaggatagcatatgggactatgcccttaatctgcaagaggcactaCAGGTCATAAAACAGGTTgatcctaaggctaggttcacattgcgttagtgcaatccattaagcgcatagcgctagcggattgcgctaacgcaatgcttctttagggtccgcgttcgccgtccccgctagcgcagatccccgatctgcggtagtgaggaacggacctcgggcgcacctcggacgctgcaagcagcgtccgaggtccgtcacaaaagaacggcacatcgctagcgcgtgccgaaaatggcatgcgctagcgatgcgctacaggcaaaaataacattgctgtcaatgggtgcgttaattgcgacattttcgccatgcaacgcagtccgttagcgttaacccattaacgcaatgtgaacctagcctaacagcgtACAGGACggggataaactcttaaaggaacagttcatcgagggactcctgtccagcacccacaggacccagctacgcatcctggccttgcaaaaccctgacctagaCTTTACACAATTTAAAGACAGAggtgctgcacgaacctcagcccagccgcacagtgccccctaggcgtcCAGACCTCAcggaccaccaggaggtggcataatatcctcaggtccccgttgaggctgacgcacagatcctggatgatgacccctccacaggactgcgcctccaggtccaggaactgataaaaagcgtagctgcactcgccaggaccgtgcagtccctacaggaattCCCAAAGTAGAAGATCAAGTTGGCTTCCAGACTGGAGGATGTCCCCTGGtgatgacagaagaggatcccgctgaccagaggAAGAGATGACGACCGCTATCATCCGCAAACGACTCATCTGCcaccgctgcaaccaggcagggcatattgccaggtactgtcatttaaaccagcgacccctggggcagagggccaaaccccaggagtaagacgaccaggcccacaaaactggagagccaagttcGTCGGAATATGacctgtcctccccattgtgattgaaggcatcccgatgaacgctttattggacaccggctctcaggttacAACTATGCATTACATTCTTAataaacgttattgggctgacagagacattacccatggcccagatagtgatctaacaatagtagccagtaatggtcagcctttgccacaggtggggtacaaggaggtcaccattaaggtggggtgggtagaattgaaggcccaaggaatggtgattgttgatattgaccgacgtgaatgtaaccctatgatgactatcggtactaatgttattgaaaattgtcttgccgacgttattgtcttgttacatcaggtggccgaaactgctggttccagtgagcagagagtcctgcaaaaagaaatcagagccctggtgcagagacaacaggtaaaactgtctggtggagaaattgtcagagtcaggccggcgtcacacttggcgtaagacaatacgccacgtattatacgtccgtactacggccgtaatacggaaaaatgttcccaaaatattgatccgtagtcagggtgtgtcagtgcagcaccccagagtcctggttgttgcagtactgtggctccgccactatggggagctatggtacgtctgattgcactaaggagtttctctgaccaggtacactcacaccacacttcatactccggccaccagggggggtggtcctatctagtaggccactcctcacaactctggtaaaactgggggttggacaggaagacggggagaagtagctgggaagagctagtgagaggacctgtcagggatgggatcctggcagactcctcagagcagaactaaccagtgcacaacgggaatacagtaaagaagtattgggaccagaaggagtcgtgctgttagaccgaggcaacatccttctgaggcgcaaacagtcagtggccggaacgccgagcaagtaagagactttaagtacactgcaaaccacggccggacagctaattacaggttggctgtctcacttaacacctaagcagacaatggaggcagctgtgggagaggggcgactctagggtcccggaagaactccaggcctaccccgtcatatgggtgcgtcctaccatatcacctggaggacgaagagaacgaacatcagagacagacagaaacagttgtgaggactatcccgggagctcagcagggaagaactacaacacccagcgctagcaggtagacactgattcccacctgtaaagagaactcctgatgtgcctttggaccggccggtctctgacaacccagttaacagcgctctggactgaggtctccaaaaaccttcagtaaagaggtaaagagactgcaacctggtgtccttgttatttaccgcgacctgcacctcacaactgcaccgttacaacaccacttattgcaccggacgtcccccactgacagacagggccacggaccgggtctagccaccgtgacaaccccaggactgagacccagaggcccggctccgggtacccctcggccctgcggcggtgtgggggcgctccaaacttggcgtcacgaacaggatctacttaagcctgaagaatcaggtcatgtgtgccttagaactgtgatttagtgcgcttgaattgtactttattgaaaagactgtgtattgccatttaccgtcaaaattcgccattgccgcgcacggagggaggagccttagctacgtgggcggaatcagccgaaagaagcgcggaacggaaagcgcggtaaggcgccaatcccggaagaggaactccgacctccagcaggttcgtgggaggaagggacagccatgtctgagtcgggaggagaggaggtggcggtcgcagccgcggacgcaggggcagctccggtccccgcagcggacggagcctcggccctaataccaccaccggtagccgcagaacccgctgttcctcccaaccagccggacgctgccgctaacacaaaagccataatgcccttctctatgccgtacctgcccggagcggcttggcttccgcgatactctggggagtcgcatacgttcactgactttaaagaggggctctgcagcctgctcgagttctatcccctaaccgagcctcagaaggtccatatgatagccggccaactctttggggcggctctgagagaattgaaatcctggcccgctgaggataaagaaactgcacaacagatttttgccaagcttaaagccacctttgatactcgcactgctacagaaattaaactgactttttatggatgcaaacaaaggccacaggatagcttacgggactatgcccttaatctccaggaagcgatgcgggccattaagcagagtgaccccggcagcatgcaggatgaggataaaatcctgaaggagcggttcattgaggggctcctgtgcagtcaccagcggggccaattgcacttcctggccatgcaaaatccagacttgacttttgcgcagtttaaagatagagctatccaggcattgcaggagtgacagcccagccgcgcagtaccacccaggcgccccgttctcacataccaccaggaggtggcatcgggtaccccagttgccgcggaggccgacgcccagagcttcgaggacgactcccctgcaggactccgtctccagatgcaagagctaaccaagagcgttgctgccctggcccggacggtgcagtccctacaggaggcccccaaagagaagatccagttggcttccagcccggaggatgtcccttggatgcgacagaggaggactccgccgacaaggagccggcccgacgatcgcttccaccaggatggacgacccatctgccgccgctgtcaccaggtgggccatcttgcaaggtactgtcctttaaacgagcaacccctggggcaaagggccaacccccaggagtaggacggtcaggcccgcagcattggagaaccaagtatattggaggacgaccagttctccctgtagtgattgatggaatccccttgaatgctttgctggacaccggttctcaggtgacgactataccttacgtgctctacaaacggtattgggaggacgctgatattactcgtggccctgacgatgatttcaccataatcgccagtaatggtcagccgttgccacaagtggggtataaggaggtcaccatcaaagtggggcgggtggaattgaaagcccaagggattgtgattgttgatattgatcgtcgagaatgtaatcccatgatgactcttggtactaatgttatagaaaattgccttgcagaagtgattgttttgttgcaacaggtggcagaaaccgctggccacagtgagcaacgtgccctgcagaaggaaatcagagctctgatgtagagacagcaggtagagctgactggtggtgagattggtcgtgtcactgtgagtgattcaaaccccatcgcgataccccccaagagtgaaatgttaatatggtgtcgagcagccataggcctcaggggtagggactaccaggccttggtagaacccgtatattcagaccataggcctactgttctgacagcccggggggtggtcgacgtccgtctggggagagtgcccgtacgtgtcctcaattgtggggaggaagaggttcacctcaccaagtataccacgctcgccaaattgttcactgtcaataataatgtgatacagacacctgaacccttggtcccgtcaaacttggcggagaacaaaggttctgcagagccctcgaaggagtggtgtcgggaattgcatgtgggcactgactctaccccatcccatcaaaaacagggggcctacagggtggtacacgagtacgagcagatattcagcaaacacccctcagattttgggcaggtgaaagggatccaacatcacatccccacgggagatcaccgacccataaaagagagatatcgccctgtacccccagctcattaccagtgtgccaaggacatgttgcgggaaatgaaggaggctggggtggtgagagacagctgtagcccctgggcagctccgttagtccttgttaaaaagaaagatggtacaatgaggatgtgcgttgattacaggcagttgaatcgcattacacataaggacgcatacccactgcctaggatagaggagtctctggctgccttaaaatctgctaattacttctctaccttagatctcaccagtgggtactggcaggttcctgtagcggaggcggacaaagagaagacggccttcacgacgccaatgggtctctgtgagttcaactacatgcccttcggattgtgcaatgctcccggaacgttccagaggatgatggagtgctgcctgggacacctgaactttgaaaccgtgctgctatatttggatgatgtcattgtcttctctaagacctacgaagaccacctgaagcacctggccgaggtgtttgaagccctatccaacttcggcttaaaggtgaaaccgtccaagtgtcatctgctgaaacctaaagtgcagtacctgggccatgtggtgagcgctgaaggagtggccccagaccccgacaaggtcacagtgattaaggactggccaaagcccagtgacctccacgaagtccggcagttcctcgggctggtaggctattaccggaggttcattaaggacttcaccaagaaggccgcacccttgcaaaacctgttggtgggccaaccaaagaagaccaaggggaggaacaccccctttgattggaacgaagagctggaggaatccttcacctgtttgaagtcggcactgacgggagaagaggtactggcttaccccgaatacgaccaaccgtttgtgctgtacacagatgccagtaatgtgggactaggagccgtgctgtctcaagtcca
Encoded here:
- the LOC143776992 gene encoding E3 ubiquitin/ISG15 ligase TRIM25-like isoform X1 gives rise to the protein MASAILRDELLCSICLTLYTDPVTLRCGHNFCRDCIDQFLNTQDESGVYNCPECRIMFLERPELQRNITLCNVTERFLTTQTNQEEITRIYCTYCIHSPVPAVKSCLLCEVSVCNNHLGVHLETAPEHVLTEPSTSLKNRKCSIHRKILEYYCTEDAACICVSCSLAGEHRGHRVEMLDEASEKKKMKLRNVLQNLNTKRKKTEERVRSLEDQRRKTQEKASREAERVTAMFRDIRGRLDDLEKRILSDISRREEQESLSLFDVIQNLEIQKDELSRKMRHIEELCNMTDPLTVLQESDTGDLCDPVKERGVEDTEGHDEVDEGTGHDGGDEDTGGHDGGDEGTGGHDGGDEGTGGLDGGDGDTGGHDGGDQRAELISHISHTLSDIIRDINVTFYGEGPANILLDVNSANNNLLISDNLKIATLTKIMQNRPETAERFKDYPQVISSRRFTSGRHYWDVKICGSVLWKVGMCYPSLERKKNPSIIGYNKISWSLYGRQGYNNQCSVIHDSKEIRLPVQITSNRVRICLDYEAGLLSFYELCDPIRHLHTFTATFTEPLHAALFVGGASIKISRGAAVRDRPNSRNLPSDL
- the LOC143776992 gene encoding E3 ubiquitin/ISG15 ligase TRIM25-like isoform X2, with product MASAILRDELLCSICLTLYTDPVTLRCGHNFCRDCIDQFLNTQDESGVYNCPECRIMFLERPELQRNITLCNVTERFLTTQTNQEEITRIYCTYCIHSPVPAVKSCLLCEVSVCNNHLGVHLETAPEHVLTEPSTSLKNRKCSIHRKILEYYCTEDAACICVSCSLAGEHRGHRVEMLDEASEKKKMKLRNVLQNLNTKRKKTEERVRSLEDQRRKTQEKASREAERVTAMFRDIRGRLDDLEKRILSDISRREEQESLSLFDVIQNLEIQKDELSRKMRHIEELCNMTDPLTVLQESDTGDLCDPVKERGVEDTEGHDEVDEGTGHDGGDEGTGGLDGGDGDTGGHDGGDQRAELISHISHTLSDIIRDINVTFYGEGPANILLDVNSANNNLLISDNLKIATLTKIMQNRPETAERFKDYPQVISSRRFTSGRHYWDVKICGSVLWKVGMCYPSLERKKNPSIIGYNKISWSLYGRQGYNNQCSVIHDSKEIRLPVQITSNRVRICLDYEAGLLSFYELCDPIRHLHTFTATFTEPLHAALFVGGASIKISRGAAVRDRPNSRNLPSDL